The following coding sequences lie in one Candidatus Rokuibacteriota bacterium genomic window:
- a CDS encoding TolC family protein gives MAAVTERLGNDWGMGAAAAVVAGTLLLAVTAHAQPLPRIEGPLTMEQAVDIARQKSLRVKAAGADARVMDSMRREALAPFWPQLSANGYFADQRMAPNVYTSAGNTMAKNYQVFNADQTRDGNFTAMYPLFSGGRDWYGYKAAVARADAGRQMLRGVEVDVAMQARLDYIAALREEENRRVTGDLLRDIDERLRVSRQMFDAGRIPRYYLLRDEAERANAVQMDAMAQSRAESALVALKTTLGVDLSSPITLSDRLELVPAALSVDEGIRQAGEIHPDLKAAAKQREAAQAEVRAAYGNYFPQVSLSYMYDWAWMKNRAWESQEENMRMRGETSEGYSIGVVVTLPLFDGFMRENALNTAKAKLERAAHAEGLTRQQIAKEVNQAALMLTAAEKGVEASRKGLEQAEEEARIVKERFEAGRGIQVEILDAQVSLTRARFNSVAALAEYHTALAMWLRATGRIR, from the coding sequence ATGGCGGCGGTCACTGAGCGCCTGGGGAACGACTGGGGGATGGGCGCGGCGGCGGCAGTGGTGGCGGGAACGCTGCTCCTGGCGGTGACGGCTCACGCCCAGCCGTTGCCCCGCATCGAGGGTCCGCTGACCATGGAACAGGCGGTGGACATCGCCCGCCAGAAGAGCCTGCGCGTGAAGGCCGCCGGCGCCGACGCCCGCGTCATGGACTCGATGCGGCGCGAGGCGCTGGCCCCCTTCTGGCCGCAGCTCTCCGCCAATGGCTACTTCGCCGACCAGCGCATGGCCCCGAACGTCTACACCTCCGCCGGCAACACGATGGCGAAGAACTACCAGGTGTTCAATGCCGACCAGACGCGCGACGGCAACTTCACCGCCATGTACCCGCTCTTCTCCGGGGGGCGCGACTGGTACGGCTACAAGGCGGCGGTGGCGCGAGCTGATGCCGGGCGCCAGATGCTCCGCGGCGTGGAGGTGGACGTGGCGATGCAGGCCCGTCTCGACTACATCGCCGCTTTGCGGGAGGAGGAGAACAGGCGAGTGACCGGCGACCTCCTGCGTGACATCGACGAGCGCCTTCGCGTGAGCCGTCAGATGTTCGACGCCGGCCGCATCCCGCGCTACTACCTCCTGCGGGACGAGGCCGAGCGCGCCAACGCGGTCCAGATGGACGCGATGGCGCAGAGCCGCGCCGAGTCTGCGCTGGTGGCGCTCAAGACCACCCTCGGCGTGGACCTCTCCTCGCCGATCACGCTCTCGGATCGCCTCGAGCTCGTTCCCGCGGCGCTCTCCGTGGACGAGGGCATCCGTCAGGCGGGCGAGATCCATCCGGACCTGAAGGCGGCGGCCAAGCAGCGCGAGGCCGCGCAGGCCGAGGTCCGCGCCGCCTACGGGAACTACTTCCCCCAGGTGTCGCTGTCCTACATGTACGACTGGGCATGGATGAAGAATCGCGCCTGGGAGTCGCAGGAGGAGAACATGCGGATGCGCGGGGAGACGAGCGAGGGCTACTCGATCGGGGTGGTGGTGACGCTGCCGCTCTTCGATGGCTTCATGCGGGAGAACGCGCTGAACACGGCGAAGGCCAAGCTCGAGCGCGCCGCCCACGCCGAGGGGCTCACCCGCCAGCAGATTGCCAAGGAAGTCAACCAGGCGGCGCTCATGCTCACCGCGGCCGAGAAGGGCGTGGAGGCGAGCCGCAAGGGGCTCGAGCAGGCCGAGGAGGAGGCCCGCATCGTCAAGGAACGCTTCGAGGCTGGGCGGGGAATCCAGGTGGAGATCCTGGATGCCCAGGTGAGTCTCACGCGCGCGCGGTTCAACTCGGTGGCGGCGCTGGCCGAATACCACACGGCGCTGGCCATGTGGCTCCGGGCCACCGGCCGCATCCGGTGA
- a CDS encoding efflux RND transporter permease subunit: MDTTRSSRGRGNISRWSIEHPYIVIAFYLGVALLAALVIFFQMPRRMMPYVESPIVAVVSMMPGLSAEEMEIYFSKPVEERMVDLKNVHFVRSTSQEGFSIVSVEFWYGTDMKKALFDVQSLMNVVQADLPMTGANLKPSWVLAIDPLNIPVLSLAVTAEGYDAVQLRTLVENEVVNRLKTVKDVYSVVPFGGQKLQMQVVVDRERLAAYKMNLMDLKNALDMQNLSRPAGTLTFQDRELLVRTDTRARTPEEVAAYPITSMDGRVVYVRDVAEVMNAAREQRSLYRLNGKEAVEVSIVQQPEASSVRVIQEVKAKLAEIREDFPRLTFDVAYDNSTFVGFLMDNMVEELVIAVLLTGLVVLFFLGTIRGTLISVITIPVSLGMALLAMVPLGMTLNSSTLIGLLLSIGRLVDDSIIDIHSIERHLRMGKSPKDAAVDGITEVRLAVLAITFMLCVALLPLAFSGGIVQFMFEGIVWAIILALLASALVSFTLTALLAANLFAPHAEEAARRRGFLARWLLDPSQRALERLESGYRRSLAWAIANRFVVLGGAVATILVGVALYPKIGSEMMPLADVSQAFAQLEATPGTSSARTAEIAAEIERLLLKQPEIVKVSSEVGFEPGGTYFTGYSMGSVNSAFMMITLVDSSRRKRDIWQVIDGVQQEALRTIPGIRRLAIKEMGADVMASSAAPIQVILFGPDLERLSEMGGDLRRLAEEIRGFYQVTTSWAQSLPQLHVVVDRVRAQEIGLTVNEVADQAYYALKGGLTNEFYRLDNRRQFTILVRYRGDQRRDRTDLEQVKIVGKKGEVLPLLSVARVEERRGPTLIEHDNFRRVVSVLGYYRKGGPPSMELSMDLVMAAHEKLDFPPGYGVELRGDMTQMEESFQRLLRGLYLAVIFMFLLLVAQFRSLIEPFNMIFSLSLMVTGILGGLLLARQTFSTVSILAVVILTGMMMTVAVLMIDLVLRLRGEGVPRDEAILAAAPVRLRPILMTSLISIVVLIPVAFFPRTGIDAYAPLATVVIGGLSIGTLLALFVVPVLHTYTDDLAALVRGLARRLLRRRGETAA, encoded by the coding sequence GTGGACACCACCCGAAGTAGCCGGGGCCGCGGGAACATCAGCCGCTGGTCCATCGAGCACCCGTACATCGTCATCGCCTTCTACCTGGGCGTGGCGCTGCTGGCCGCGCTGGTGATCTTCTTCCAGATGCCGAGGCGGATGATGCCGTACGTGGAGAGCCCCATCGTCGCCGTCGTCTCGATGATGCCGGGGCTGTCGGCGGAGGAGATGGAGATCTACTTCTCCAAGCCCGTCGAGGAGCGCATGGTGGACCTCAAGAACGTCCACTTCGTCCGCTCCACCTCGCAGGAGGGCTTCTCCATCGTCAGCGTGGAGTTCTGGTACGGCACGGACATGAAGAAGGCGCTCTTCGACGTCCAGTCGCTCATGAACGTGGTGCAGGCCGACCTGCCCATGACGGGCGCCAATCTCAAGCCCTCCTGGGTGCTGGCCATCGACCCGCTGAACATCCCCGTGCTGTCGCTGGCCGTGACGGCGGAGGGCTATGACGCGGTCCAGCTCCGGACCCTGGTCGAGAATGAGGTGGTGAACCGGCTCAAGACCGTGAAGGACGTCTACTCGGTCGTGCCCTTCGGGGGGCAGAAGCTGCAGATGCAGGTCGTGGTGGACCGCGAGCGGCTGGCCGCCTACAAGATGAACCTCATGGATCTCAAGAACGCCCTCGACATGCAGAACCTCTCCCGGCCGGCGGGAACGCTCACCTTCCAGGACCGCGAGCTCCTGGTCAGGACGGACACGCGGGCCCGGACTCCCGAGGAGGTGGCCGCCTACCCGATCACGAGCATGGACGGGCGCGTGGTCTATGTGAGGGACGTGGCGGAGGTGATGAATGCGGCCCGGGAGCAGCGGAGCCTCTACCGCCTCAACGGGAAGGAGGCCGTGGAGGTCTCGATCGTCCAGCAGCCGGAGGCCTCCTCCGTCAGGGTGATCCAGGAGGTCAAGGCCAAGCTGGCGGAGATCCGGGAGGACTTTCCGCGCTTGACGTTCGACGTCGCCTACGACAACTCGACCTTCGTCGGCTTCCTCATGGACAACATGGTGGAGGAGCTGGTGATCGCGGTGCTCCTCACCGGACTCGTGGTGTTGTTCTTCCTCGGGACCATCCGGGGGACGCTCATCTCCGTCATCACGATTCCGGTATCGCTCGGCATGGCGCTCCTGGCCATGGTGCCCCTGGGGATGACGCTCAACAGCTCGACCCTCATCGGCCTGCTCCTCTCCATCGGTCGCCTGGTGGACGACTCGATCATCGATATCCACTCCATCGAGCGCCACCTGCGCATGGGCAAGTCCCCTAAGGACGCCGCCGTGGACGGCATCACCGAGGTGCGGCTGGCGGTCCTGGCCATCACCTTCATGCTCTGCGTGGCGCTTCTGCCGCTGGCCTTCTCGGGGGGGATCGTCCAGTTCATGTTCGAGGGGATCGTGTGGGCCATCATCCTGGCGCTCCTGGCCTCCGCGCTCGTCTCTTTCACGCTCACCGCGCTGCTGGCGGCGAACCTCTTCGCGCCGCATGCGGAAGAGGCCGCGCGCCGGCGCGGGTTTCTCGCGCGCTGGTTGCTGGACCCGAGCCAGCGCGCGCTGGAGCGGCTCGAGTCCGGGTACCGCCGGAGCCTCGCCTGGGCCATCGCGAACCGTTTCGTGGTGCTCGGGGGCGCCGTGGCCACGATCCTCGTCGGGGTGGCGCTCTACCCCAAGATCGGCAGCGAGATGATGCCCCTGGCCGACGTCTCCCAGGCCTTCGCCCAGCTCGAGGCGACGCCGGGGACGTCCTCCGCGCGCACCGCCGAGATCGCTGCGGAGATCGAGCGGCTCCTGCTGAAGCAGCCCGAGATCGTCAAGGTCTCCTCCGAGGTGGGCTTCGAGCCGGGCGGCACCTACTTCACGGGCTACAGCATGGGGTCGGTGAACTCTGCCTTCATGATGATCACCCTGGTGGACTCGTCCAGGCGGAAACGGGACATCTGGCAGGTGATCGATGGCGTCCAGCAGGAGGCGCTACGGACCATCCCCGGGATCCGCAGGCTGGCCATCAAGGAGATGGGAGCGGATGTCATGGCCTCCAGCGCCGCGCCCATCCAGGTCATCCTGTTCGGGCCCGACCTCGAGCGCCTTTCCGAGATGGGCGGGGACCTGCGGCGGCTGGCCGAGGAGATCCGCGGCTTCTACCAGGTGACGACCTCCTGGGCCCAGAGCCTGCCTCAGCTCCATGTGGTCGTGGATCGCGTTCGGGCCCAGGAGATCGGCCTGACGGTGAACGAGGTGGCGGACCAGGCCTACTACGCGCTCAAGGGTGGTCTCACCAACGAGTTCTACCGGCTCGACAACCGGCGGCAGTTCACCATCCTGGTGAGATATCGAGGCGATCAGCGGCGTGACCGGACCGACCTCGAGCAGGTGAAGATCGTCGGCAAGAAGGGCGAGGTGCTGCCGCTGCTCTCGGTGGCCCGGGTGGAGGAGCGGCGCGGGCCCACGCTCATCGAGCACGACAACTTCCGCCGCGTGGTCTCGGTGCTCGGCTACTACCGCAAGGGCGGCCCGCCCAGCATGGAGCTGTCCATGGATCTGGTCATGGCCGCCCACGAGAAGCTGGACTTCCCCCCCGGCTACGGCGTGGAGCTGCGCGGGGACATGACCCAGATGGAGGAGTCCTTCCAGCGGCTCCTCAGGGGCCTCTATCTCGCCGTCATCTTCATGTTCCTGCTCCTCGTGGCGCAGTTCCGGAGCCTCATCGAGCCGTTCAACATGATCTTCTCGCTGTCGCTCATGGTCACCGGCATCCTGGGCGGACTGCTCCTCGCGCGCCAGACGTTCTCGACGGTCTCGATCCTCGCGGTGGTCATCCTCACGGGGATGATGATGACGGTGGCCGTGCTCATGATCGACCTGGTCCTCCGGCTGCGCGGCGAGGGAGTGCCGCGCGACGAGGCCATCCTGGCCGCGGCGCCCGTGAGGCTCCGGCCCATCCTCATGACCTCGCTGATCAGCATCGTCGTGCTGATCCCCGTGGCCTTCTTCCCCCGCACGGGCATCGATGCCTACGCCCCGCTGGCCACCGTGGTGATCGGCGGGCTCTCCATCGGCACGCTCCTGGCGCTGTTCGTGGTCCCGGTGCTGCACACCTACACGGACGACCTGGCCGCTCTCGTACGTGGGCTCGCCCGGCGACTGCTGAGGCGACGCGGGGAGACGGCGGCATGA
- a CDS encoding DUF2933 domain-containing protein — MTNGQRPPDTGPWFRTRSGFALIGFLLIAGFFLVTEHTAHLLGILPYLLLLACPLLHFFLARREEREVQAECGEAYARYARRVPGFIPRFRGRIERRV; from the coding sequence ATGACGAATGGACAACGACCCCCTGACACGGGCCCCTGGTTTCGGACGCGTTCAGGCTTCGCGCTGATTGGCTTCCTGCTCATCGCTGGATTCTTCCTTGTGACCGAGCACACCGCCCACCTCCTCGGGATCCTCCCGTACCTCTTGCTCCTCGCATGTCCGCTGCTGCACTTCTTCCTTGCTCGGCGCGAGGAGCGCGAGGTGCAGGCGGAGTGTGGCGAAGCGTATGCGCGTTACGCCCGGCGAGTGCCGGGGTTCATCCCGCGCTTCCGAGGGCGAATCGAGCGGCGGGTATGA
- a CDS encoding methyltransferase domain-containing protein has product MEITKLPYPDRTLDVVLSTWTFKALADPRAAVRELLRVIYGFSTRPESGLAGGS; this is encoded by the coding sequence GTGGAGATCACGAAGCTGCCGTATCCGGATCGGACGCTCGACGTCGTCCTCTCAACATGGACCTTCAAGGCCCTGGCTGACCCGCGAGCGGCCGTTCGAGAGCTCTTGCGCGTCATCTACGGCTTTTCGACACGGCCCGAGAGCGGTCTCGCCGGAGGTTCGTGA
- a CDS encoding SHOCT domain-containing protein — MWGVWGAWGIGMMIMGLIFWAGVIVVIVLGIRWLASQGREPRPDTALDILRQRYARGEIGKEEFDSKRQDLASR, encoded by the coding sequence ATGTGGGGGGTCTGGGGCGCCTGGGGCATCGGCATGATGATCATGGGGCTGATCTTCTGGGCGGGGGTGATCGTCGTGATCGTGCTCGGAATCCGCTGGCTCGCGAGCCAGGGGAGGGAACCGAGGCCCGACACGGCACTGGACATCCTCCGCCAGCGGTACGCACGCGGCGAGATCGGCAAGGAGGAGTTCGACTCGAAGAGGCAGGATCTGGCATCTCGCTGA
- a CDS encoding efflux RND transporter periplasmic adaptor subunit, which translates to MNFNQADRDPLLMTDDRHEVAREPGGRALGARRVVRLVGTVVVVAAVVLAGIWAYQANVGSGRAAMDMSMRVTSGGTPFPVGAATVERGAIAGTVTYTGSVAPFNEEEIYPRVTGRIVEMTVYPGDAVRAGQVVARLDDVELSSRVREAEAMLATSQAGRAQMEADLSAARHGVTQMERELAMVEAEVAYARALIARTERLFNAGAVSRQEYESDRAMAAAAEAKREAARAKIEQARAMEVSARRKVEASESMVIQSQAGARTAQVVRDYVTILAPSAGYVVKRLVAPGVLVQPGMAILKITQIDRVRLQANVGERDLASIRVGSPVKVATTAGGPPIAARVTAVFPFVDQGGRTAVVEAIVGNAGRRLLPGQFVSMEFTTGERGSALHVPRGAVSRLGDKATVWVIKDGRAEPLPVTTGLEGPERVEVTQGLVGGERVVARGHEGLYAGARVSEVGEGGARRPEIAEPKKGMEGMPGMEQSPAKPKEGGHGGGH; encoded by the coding sequence ATGAACTTCAACCAGGCTGACCGAGACCCCCTCCTGATGACCGACGACCGCCATGAGGTCGCCCGCGAGCCGGGGGGACGGGCGCTCGGCGCCAGGCGGGTGGTGAGGCTGGTCGGGACGGTGGTGGTCGTGGCCGCCGTGGTGCTCGCCGGGATCTGGGCCTACCAGGCCAACGTGGGATCGGGCCGTGCGGCGATGGACATGAGCATGCGGGTGACGAGCGGAGGCACACCGTTCCCGGTGGGCGCCGCAACCGTGGAGAGGGGCGCCATCGCCGGCACGGTGACCTACACGGGCAGCGTCGCACCCTTCAACGAGGAGGAGATCTATCCGCGTGTGACCGGCCGTATCGTGGAGATGACGGTGTATCCGGGGGATGCGGTGCGCGCGGGCCAGGTCGTGGCCCGTCTGGACGACGTGGAGCTCTCCTCGCGGGTTCGCGAGGCGGAGGCGATGCTGGCGACGTCTCAGGCGGGCCGGGCGCAGATGGAGGCCGACCTGTCTGCAGCGCGCCACGGCGTCACCCAGATGGAGAGGGAGCTGGCGATGGTGGAGGCCGAGGTGGCCTACGCCCGCGCGCTGATCGCGCGGACGGAGCGCCTGTTCAACGCCGGCGCGGTCTCGCGCCAGGAGTACGAGAGCGACAGGGCCATGGCCGCGGCGGCCGAGGCCAAGCGGGAGGCCGCCCGGGCGAAGATCGAGCAGGCGCGCGCCATGGAAGTCTCAGCCAGGCGGAAGGTCGAGGCATCCGAGTCCATGGTGATCCAGAGCCAGGCCGGGGCCCGGACCGCCCAGGTGGTGCGCGACTACGTCACCATCCTCGCCCCGAGCGCGGGCTACGTGGTGAAGCGTCTGGTGGCGCCGGGCGTCCTGGTGCAACCCGGGATGGCCATCCTCAAGATCACCCAGATCGACCGCGTGAGGCTCCAGGCCAATGTCGGCGAGCGGGATCTTGCCTCGATCAGGGTCGGCTCCCCCGTGAAGGTGGCGACCACGGCAGGAGGCCCGCCCATCGCGGCGCGGGTGACGGCGGTGTTCCCGTTCGTGGACCAGGGAGGCCGTACGGCGGTGGTGGAAGCGATCGTGGGAAACGCCGGCCGGCGGCTGCTGCCGGGGCAGTTCGTGAGCATGGAGTTCACGACGGGCGAGCGCGGGAGCGCGCTCCACGTCCCCCGCGGGGCGGTGTCACGACTCGGGGACAAGGCCACCGTGTGGGTGATCAAGGACGGGCGGGCGGAGCCGCTGCCGGTGACGACGGGGCTCGAGGGCCCGGAACGCGTCGAGGTCACCCAGGGGCTCGTGGGCGGCGAGCGCGTCGTGGCCAGGGGCCACGAGGGGCTCTACGCCGGTGCGCGCGTGAGCGAGGTCGGGGAGGGCGGCGCGCGGCGCCCGGAGATCGCGGAGCCGAAGAAGGGCATGGAGGGGATGCCGGGGATGGAGCAGTCACCCGCGAAGCCAAAGGAGGGCGGGCATGGCGGCGGTCACTGA
- a CDS encoding trypsin-like peptidase domain-containing protein, with amino-acid sequence MSKSRITVLALLVFGLALLGRGEPAGGRSHADGRAGVPAVVARVLPAVVSITTRQIERDQFNQPVATRGLGSGIIVDRRGYILTNSHVVEGAEEIKVTLADERSFAGRLVGADPLNDLAVLKIEGQRLPVALLGDSARLSVGETVVAIGNPLWIEGGPTVTVGVVSALGRSMEEPGLPVLHNLVQTDAAINAGNSGGPLVNLLGRVVGINTAVIASAHGIGFAISINTVKPILRALVEIGRVVRPTLRLDAVSVTPQRAYANGLPVERGALVTRVEPGGPAEVAGIRPGDVITRLAGEGVRDLHHFHAALWRRRAGDAVEVTLWRDGETLTVTPVLTTDRP; translated from the coding sequence ATGTCGAAGTCGCGGATTACCGTCCTGGCGCTCCTGGTCTTCGGGCTGGCGCTGCTGGGGCGCGGGGAGCCCGCCGGGGGTCGATCTCATGCTGACGGCCGCGCGGGAGTCCCGGCCGTGGTGGCGCGGGTCCTGCCCGCGGTGGTCAGCATCACGACACGCCAGATCGAGCGCGATCAGTTCAACCAGCCGGTAGCGACGCGAGGGCTGGGCTCCGGGATCATCGTGGACAGGCGCGGCTACATCCTCACCAACAGCCACGTGGTGGAGGGGGCCGAGGAGATCAAGGTCACGCTGGCCGACGAGCGCTCCTTCGCGGGCCGGCTGGTGGGCGCCGACCCGCTCAACGATCTCGCCGTGCTGAAGATCGAGGGTCAGCGGCTGCCCGTTGCCCTGCTGGGCGACTCGGCGCGGCTCTCCGTGGGAGAGACCGTCGTCGCCATCGGCAATCCGCTCTGGATCGAGGGCGGTCCCACCGTCACCGTCGGCGTGGTGAGCGCGCTGGGGCGCTCGATGGAAGAGCCAGGGCTGCCGGTGCTCCACAACCTCGTCCAGACCGATGCCGCCATCAATGCGGGCAACTCGGGCGGCCCGCTCGTGAACCTCCTCGGGCGGGTTGTCGGCATCAACACCGCCGTGATCGCCTCCGCTCACGGCATCGGCTTCGCCATCTCGATCAACACCGTGAAGCCGATCCTCCGGGCGCTCGTCGAGATCGGGCGCGTGGTGCGTCCCACGCTCCGCCTCGACGCGGTGAGCGTGACGCCGCAGCGCGCGTACGCCAATGGGCTCCCGGTGGAGCGCGGCGCGCTCGTGACCCGCGTCGAGCCCGGCGGGCCGGCGGAGGTCGCAGGCATCCGGCCGGGAGACGTGATCACGCGCCTCGCCGGCGAAGGCGTGAGGGACCTGCATCACTTCCACGCCGCGCTCTGGCGGCGCCGGGCGGGGGATGCCGTGGAGGTCACTCTCTGGCGAGACGGGGAGACCCTCACCGTCACCCCGGTCCTCACGACGGATCGGCCATGA